The following are encoded in a window of Sminthopsis crassicaudata isolate SCR6 chromosome 3, ASM4859323v1, whole genome shotgun sequence genomic DNA:
- the SST gene encoding somatostatin yields the protein MLSCRLQCALALLSITLAVSGVSAAPSDPRLRQFLQKSLAAAAGKQELAKYFLAELLSEPSQTENEALEPEDLSNDPEPEEMRMELQRSANSNPAMAPRERKAGCKNFFWKTFTSC from the exons ATGCTGTCCTGCCGCCTCCAGTGCGCGCTGGCCCTGCTCTCCATCACCTTGGCGGTGAGCGGCGTCAGCGCTGCTCCCTCGGACCCGAGGCTCCGCCAGTTTCTGCAGAAGTCTCTGGCCGCCGCAGCAGGGAAACAG GAACTGGCCAAATACTTTTTGGCAGAACTGCTGTCAGAACCCAGCCAGACAGAAAACGAGGCTCTGGAGCCAGAGGATTTGTCCAACGATCCCGAACCGGAGGAGATGCGGATGGAGCTTCAGAGATCTGCTAATTCGAACCCAGCCATGGCACCCAGAGAACGCAAAGCTGGTTGCAAGAATTTCTTCTGGAAGACTTTTACATCCTGTTAG